Proteins found in one Schistocerca serialis cubense isolate TAMUIC-IGC-003099 chromosome 5, iqSchSeri2.2, whole genome shotgun sequence genomic segment:
- the LOC126482194 gene encoding uncharacterized protein LOC126482194 yields the protein MVGFRVCLLDATYKTTKYDIPLFFLVVRANECYLVVGIFFIQVENTASIKEALDIFKAQNPDWNPVSWVTDFSEPEIWAIKGTFPMSRVYLCLFHRKQAWQWWLSKKNNLDVPGDSEQILKLWEEIVESPSEEQFLTAKQNLQSHELLTRNSGALDYFNKQWLSVSESWVKAYEDKENFFSNVTTTNGVESLNKSVKHFFLDILQI from the coding sequence ATGGTAGGGTTTAGGGTATGTTTGCTTGATGCAACATACAAGACAACGAAGTAtgacattccattatttttcttggtAGTGAGAGCTAATGAATGCTATTTAGTAGTTGGGATATTCTTCATTCAAGTAGAAAACACTGCATCAATTAAAGAGGCTCTAGATATTTTCAAGGCGCAGAACCCGGATTGGAATCCAGTTTCATGGGTTACAGATTTCTCTGAGCCTGAGATATGGGCAATTAAAGGAACATTTCCAATGTCAAGGGTTTATCTTTGTTTATTTCATCGAAAGCAAGCCTGGCAATGGTGGCTTAGCAAAAAGAACAATTTAGACGTACCGGGAGATAGTGAGCAAATTCTGAAGCTGTGGGAAGAAATTGTAGAGTCACCATCTGAAGAACAATTCTTAACTGCAAAACAAAACCTTCAATCTCATGAATTATTAACTAGAAATTCTGGTGCACTTGATTATTTTAATAAGCAATGGCTTTCAGTATCTGAAAGTTGGGTGAAGGCCTATGAGGACAAGGAGAATTTCTTCTCCAATGTAACTACTACTAATGGTGTTGAATCACTAAATAAGagtgtgaaacattttttcttaGACATTCTGCAGATATAA